The following proteins are co-located in the Ensifer sp. WSM1721 genome:
- a CDS encoding SIS domain-containing protein: protein MQTNMRREIDEIPEAAARLLDRSGAALAAAGGALKAKDPAFLVTIARGSSDHAALFLKYAIELTAGRPVASLGPSLASIYGADLRLGGAAAIAISQSGKSPDIVAMAEAATRAGAVSIALTNTVPSPIAEACTHPLDILAGPEIAVAATKSYVNSIVAGLAVLGEWTGDASLKRAVAELPNHFARAVKLDWQDFAADLGEAESLYVLGRGPALAIASEAALKFKETSGMHAEAYSAAEVLHGPVALVGPRFPVLVLAARDAAEASVADIADGMSAKGAVVHVTSARAKTAKRLPFVETGHPLTDALTLILPFYGFVEAWSRSRGLDPDAPASLKKVTETR, encoded by the coding sequence ATGCAGACCAATATGCGGCGAGAAATCGACGAGATCCCCGAGGCCGCCGCCAGGTTGCTGGACCGCTCGGGCGCCGCGCTCGCTGCTGCCGGCGGCGCGCTCAAGGCCAAGGATCCTGCCTTTCTGGTGACGATCGCCCGCGGCTCCTCCGATCACGCCGCCCTGTTCCTGAAATATGCGATCGAGCTCACGGCCGGCCGTCCCGTCGCCTCGCTCGGCCCGTCCCTTGCCTCGATCTATGGTGCCGATCTGCGGCTCGGCGGCGCCGCGGCGATCGCGATCTCGCAATCCGGCAAGAGCCCGGACATTGTCGCCATGGCGGAAGCCGCGACGCGCGCAGGTGCCGTGTCGATCGCACTGACGAACACGGTTCCCTCGCCGATCGCGGAAGCCTGCACCCATCCGCTCGATATTCTCGCCGGCCCAGAAATTGCCGTGGCGGCGACCAAGTCCTATGTTAACTCCATCGTCGCGGGTCTTGCCGTCCTCGGCGAATGGACCGGCGACGCAAGCCTGAAGCGCGCTGTCGCGGAGCTGCCGAACCATTTCGCCAGGGCTGTGAAGCTCGACTGGCAGGATTTCGCCGCCGATCTCGGCGAAGCGGAATCGCTCTACGTGCTGGGCCGTGGCCCGGCGCTCGCGATCGCCAGTGAGGCGGCGCTGAAGTTCAAGGAGACGTCGGGCATGCATGCCGAGGCCTATTCCGCGGCGGAAGTGCTGCACGGACCGGTGGCGCTCGTTGGCCCCCGCTTTCCGGTGCTGGTTCTTGCCGCTCGCGATGCGGCCGAGGCTTCGGTCGCCGACATCGCCGACGGCATGAGCGCCAAGGGCGCCGTCGTGCACGTGACCTCCGCACGGGCGAAAACGGCAAAGCGCCTGCCCTTCGTCGAGACCGGTCATCCGCTCACCGACGCGCTGACGTTGATCCTGCCGTTCTATGGCTTCGTCGAAGCCTGGTCGCGTTCGCGCGGGCTCGACCCCGATGCGCCGGCGAGCCTCAAAAAGGTTACGGAGACACGATGA
- the nagA gene encoding N-acetylglucosamine-6-phosphate deacetylase, producing MTARKTITGARIFDGIDWHDGAALVIEAGHVKAIVPASSAAAGGEIIDARGLLLVPGFIDLQVNGGGGALLNEQPTLDCIRQVCAAHAKFGTTALLPTLITDTREVRTAAIEAGLEARAAAVPGFLGLHLEGPHLSVARKGAHDPSLIRPMEDDDLAEMLACAKALGCLMVTVAPENATREQVKALADAGVVVSLGHTDAGFDTACAYAKAGARTVTHLFNAMSGLGHREPGLVGAALATGALHAGLIADGFHVAPAAMGIALRGKKGPGQIFLVTDAMSPIGTDQTRFFLNGREILRQGGRLTLADGTLAGADIDMLSSVRFVHEKLGLTIEEAIRMASAYPADAMGIASHKGRLLPGADADFVLLTPELGMKSTWIGGDVVFSA from the coding sequence ATGACTGCGAGAAAGACGATCACCGGAGCGCGAATTTTCGACGGTATCGACTGGCATGACGGTGCCGCCCTCGTCATCGAGGCCGGGCATGTCAAAGCGATCGTTCCAGCCAGTAGTGCCGCGGCCGGGGGAGAGATCATCGATGCCCGTGGCCTGCTGCTCGTGCCGGGTTTCATCGATCTGCAGGTGAACGGCGGCGGCGGCGCACTTTTGAATGAGCAGCCGACGCTCGACTGCATCCGGCAGGTCTGCGCGGCGCATGCGAAGTTCGGCACCACCGCGCTGCTGCCGACGCTGATCACCGACACGCGCGAGGTCAGGACCGCGGCCATTGAGGCGGGTCTCGAGGCGAGGGCCGCGGCGGTGCCCGGTTTCCTGGGGCTGCATCTAGAAGGTCCGCATCTCTCCGTCGCGCGCAAGGGAGCTCACGATCCGTCTCTGATCCGGCCGATGGAGGATGACGATCTCGCCGAGATGCTCGCCTGCGCCAAGGCGCTCGGCTGCCTGATGGTTACGGTCGCCCCGGAAAATGCGACGAGGGAGCAGGTGAAAGCGCTCGCCGATGCCGGCGTCGTCGTCAGCCTCGGCCATACGGATGCCGGGTTCGATACGGCCTGCGCCTACGCCAAGGCAGGCGCCCGAACCGTCACGCATCTCTTCAACGCGATGAGCGGACTCGGCCATCGCGAACCGGGTTTGGTCGGCGCGGCGCTCGCGACCGGAGCCTTGCATGCCGGCCTGATCGCCGATGGCTTCCATGTCGCTCCGGCTGCGATGGGCATCGCGCTGCGCGGCAAAAAGGGCCCGGGGCAGATATTCCTCGTCACCGATGCGATGTCGCCGATCGGCACCGATCAGACCAGATTCTTCCTGAACGGCCGCGAAATCCTTCGCCAGGGCGGGCGGCTGACGCTCGCCGACGGCACGCTCGCCGGAGCCGACATCGACATGCTCTCCTCGGTCCGCTTCGTACATGAGAAGCTCGGCCTGACGATCGAGGAGGCGATCCGCATGGCATCCGCCTATCCGGCCGACGCTATGGGCATAGCCTCGCACAAGGGCCGGCTCCTGCCCGGGGCCGACGCCGATTTCGTGCTGCTCACACCCGAGCTCGGCATGAAGTCGACCTGGATCGGCGGAGACGTCGTTTTCTCCGCCTAA
- a CDS encoding copper homeostasis protein CutC: MSGILLEVCVDDAQGLAAAIEGGADRIELCSALAVGGLTPSAGLMALAGPPPVPVYAMIRPRPGDFVYGAADLDMMRRDIDAARAAGLAGVVLGASRSDGRLDARMLTKLTGHAAGLGLTLHRAFDLVPDFAEAIEIAAELGFERVLTSGGAKTAPEAVDTLARLVELAAGRVSIMPGSGVSLSSIDALLPRLAITEVHSSCSVGEPTRNRRLMEMGFATAERRVTNAATIRAMRTRLDALTTKP, translated from the coding sequence GTGAGCGGCATCCTGCTCGAGGTCTGCGTCGACGATGCGCAAGGATTGGCGGCGGCGATCGAAGGCGGCGCCGACCGGATCGAACTCTGTTCGGCGCTTGCCGTCGGAGGCCTCACTCCGAGCGCCGGGCTGATGGCGCTCGCCGGCCCGCCGCCGGTGCCGGTCTATGCGATGATCCGTCCCCGCCCCGGCGATTTCGTCTATGGCGCGGCCGATCTCGATATGATGCGCCGCGACATTGATGCGGCGCGCGCCGCGGGCCTCGCCGGCGTGGTACTAGGGGCCTCACGCTCGGATGGCCGGCTCGATGCGCGGATGCTCACGAAGCTCACCGGCCACGCCGCTGGACTTGGCCTTACGCTGCATCGCGCCTTCGATCTGGTGCCCGATTTCGCCGAGGCGATCGAGATCGCGGCGGAGCTCGGCTTCGAGCGCGTCCTGACCTCGGGCGGCGCGAAAACCGCGCCGGAAGCGGTCGACACGCTGGCGCGGCTCGTCGAATTGGCGGCGGGACGTGTTTCCATCATGCCAGGCTCAGGCGTCAGCCTCAGCAGCATCGACGCGCTGCTGCCGAGGCTTGCGATCACGGAGGTGCATTCGTCCTGCTCTGTTGGTGAGCCGACTCGAAACCGGCGCCTGATGGAGATGGGCTTCGCCACAGCGGAGCGGCGCGTCACGAATGCGGCGACGATCCGGGCGATGCGGACGCGCCTCGACGCGTTGACGACGAAGCCTTAG
- a CDS encoding ROK family protein translates to MIVCFDIGGSAIKGAITHSPERIFPLPRRTTPLTDFRRFVETMEAVLDEAGGLPDGIAISITGVIDPETRRIKCANIPCIDGRELAAELEAALHLPVKIANDADCFALAEAGIGAGRGHRIVFGAILGTGVGGGLVVDGKLINADGGFAGEWGHGPAVASEGGHPPIAIPAYPCGCGQSRCVDTVGGARGLERLHETIHGKTLSSQEIIAAWQDGDAAAARSIDVFVDLLSSPLALVINITGATIVPVGGGLSNSEALIAEIDRTVRTRILRGFDGPLVVSGECRVEPGLIGAALLGFGGKAS, encoded by the coding sequence ATGATCGTCTGCTTCGACATCGGCGGCTCGGCGATAAAGGGCGCGATCACCCATTCGCCGGAGCGGATCTTCCCGCTTCCCCGCCGCACGACGCCGCTCACCGATTTTCGCCGCTTCGTCGAGACGATGGAGGCGGTGCTCGACGAAGCGGGCGGACTGCCCGACGGAATCGCGATCTCGATTACCGGCGTCATCGACCCCGAAACGCGGCGGATCAAATGCGCCAATATCCCCTGCATCGACGGACGTGAACTGGCGGCGGAGCTCGAGGCGGCGCTGCACCTCCCGGTCAAGATCGCCAATGATGCCGATTGTTTCGCGCTTGCCGAAGCCGGCATCGGCGCCGGACGCGGCCACCGCATCGTCTTCGGCGCGATCCTTGGCACCGGCGTCGGTGGCGGCCTGGTGGTCGACGGCAAGCTGATAAACGCCGACGGCGGCTTTGCCGGCGAATGGGGACATGGGCCCGCCGTCGCATCGGAGGGGGGACATCCGCCGATCGCCATACCGGCCTATCCCTGCGGCTGCGGGCAAAGCCGCTGCGTCGACACCGTCGGCGGCGCGCGTGGGCTTGAAAGGCTGCATGAGACGATCCATGGCAAGACGCTCTCGAGCCAGGAAATCATTGCCGCCTGGCAGGACGGGGACGCGGCCGCGGCGCGGTCGATCGACGTCTTTGTCGACCTCTTAAGTTCGCCGCTGGCTTTGGTGATCAACATAACCGGCGCGACAATCGTGCCGGTCGGAGGCGGCCTCTCGAATTCCGAGGCACTCATCGCCGAAATCGATCGGACCGTGCGGACCCGAATCCTCCGCGGTTTCGACGGGCCGCTGGTGGTCAGCGGCGAGTGCCGGGTGGAGCCGGGCCTGATCGGGGCCGCCCTGCTCGGCTTCGGAGGGAAGGCATCGTGA
- a CDS encoding amidase, which translates to MTHHKTLASLAVLVQSGQLDPVALAEDTLTRIESHSDQAIFVGLTRERATREAEAASARIKAGRSLGLLDGLPVAWKDLFDLAGGVTTAGSIVLKDSPPAAADAAVVAALSGAGMVSVGRTNMSEFAFSGLGINPHYGTPRNPASTDIHRIPGGSSSGSAAAVAAGLVPLAIGTDTGGSVRIPAAMTGIVGYKATRGRYAMRGVFPLAESLDSLGPLCHTVQDAVWADAAMHGLTAPVIRRAEIADLSIVVPETIVFDEAEPEVVTAFEQAIKRLEAAGAKIRRQAFPSFSEIFELMARHGALVNAEAYALHRDRLAGPEAARMDHRVVARTRLGEKITVSDYIALLDARDRLIHETVEGLKAGELVAHPTVPHVAPPIDPLLADDDLFFKVNARTLRNTSIGNFLDFCGVSIPCGSGAAGMPVGFLLSAPHHQDDRLLSAALAAEAIIRGEA; encoded by the coding sequence ATGACCCACCACAAGACGCTTGCGAGCCTTGCCGTCCTCGTACAATCGGGGCAATTGGATCCGGTCGCACTCGCCGAGGATACGCTGACACGCATCGAAAGCCATTCGGATCAGGCGATCTTCGTCGGGCTCACGCGCGAACGGGCGACACGGGAAGCAGAGGCCGCTTCCGCGCGCATCAAGGCCGGCCGTTCGCTGGGCCTTCTCGACGGCCTGCCCGTAGCTTGGAAGGATCTCTTCGATCTTGCCGGCGGCGTCACGACCGCCGGCTCCATCGTCCTCAAGGACAGTCCGCCGGCCGCGGCCGATGCGGCGGTCGTCGCGGCGCTCAGCGGTGCCGGCATGGTTAGCGTCGGGCGCACCAATATGAGCGAATTCGCCTTCTCCGGCCTCGGCATCAACCCGCATTACGGCACGCCCCGCAATCCGGCCTCTACCGACATTCATCGCATTCCCGGCGGCTCCTCCTCGGGCTCCGCTGCAGCGGTCGCCGCAGGTCTTGTACCGCTCGCGATCGGCACTGACACGGGCGGATCGGTCCGCATCCCGGCTGCGATGACCGGCATCGTCGGCTATAAGGCAACGCGTGGGCGCTATGCGATGAGGGGCGTTTTCCCGCTCGCCGAAAGTCTCGATTCACTTGGCCCCCTTTGCCATACGGTGCAGGACGCCGTCTGGGCGGATGCGGCCATGCATGGACTGACCGCGCCGGTGATCCGCCGCGCGGAAATCGCCGATCTCTCCATCGTCGTTCCGGAGACCATCGTCTTCGACGAGGCCGAGCCGGAAGTCGTTACGGCCTTCGAGCAAGCGATCAAGCGGCTCGAGGCGGCGGGGGCGAAGATCAGGCGCCAGGCTTTCCCGAGCTTTTCCGAAATCTTCGAGCTGATGGCGCGCCACGGCGCACTGGTGAACGCGGAAGCCTATGCGCTTCATCGGGACCGCCTCGCCGGCCCCGAAGCGGCGCGCATGGACCACCGTGTCGTCGCCCGCACGCGCCTCGGCGAAAAGATCACGGTGAGCGACTACATCGCGCTTCTCGACGCCCGCGACCGGCTGATCCATGAAACCGTCGAAGGCCTCAAGGCCGGCGAGTTGGTCGCGCATCCGACCGTGCCGCATGTGGCGCCGCCGATCGATCCGCTGCTTGCTGACGACGATCTCTTCTTCAAGGTGAACGCCAGGACGCTGCGCAACACCTCGATCGGCAATTTCCTGGATTTCTGCGGCGTTTCCATCCCCTGCGGCTCGGGGGCGGCTGGAATGCCGGTCGGCTTTCTCCTATCAGCGCCGCACCACCAGGACGACCGGCTGCTTTCCGCAGCACTGGCCGCTGAAGCGATCATCCGGGGTGAGGCATGA
- a CDS encoding sulfate transporter family protein yields the protein MILDAARLAFANLFAAETRTVFWKVIGLTLLALVALWFVIRELFAWLALPWIDALMPGTPDWAGWLTFVVGIFASLGLALALALLLAPVTALIAGFFLDDVAEVVEKRDYPGETPGTPLPLAEAMVSSVKFLGVVIIGNIVALMLLLVPGVNLVAFFLVNGYLLGREFFEFAAMRHRPPAEARLFRVKHRATVFLAGLVLTAFLAIPLLNLLTPLFAAGMMVHLHKMLSARDPGFANVAPLTLRS from the coding sequence ATGATTCTCGACGCGGCGCGGCTTGCCTTCGCCAATCTCTTCGCGGCGGAGACCCGCACGGTCTTCTGGAAGGTCATCGGGCTCACATTGCTTGCGCTCGTCGCACTGTGGTTTGTGATCCGTGAGCTCTTCGCCTGGCTGGCGCTGCCGTGGATAGACGCGCTGATGCCCGGCACGCCGGATTGGGCCGGATGGCTGACCTTCGTTGTCGGTATCTTCGCAAGCCTCGGCCTTGCACTCGCTCTGGCGCTGCTGCTCGCGCCGGTAACGGCGCTGATCGCCGGCTTCTTCCTCGACGACGTTGCCGAGGTGGTGGAGAAGCGCGACTATCCCGGTGAGACACCCGGAACGCCGCTGCCGCTCGCCGAGGCGATGGTAAGCTCGGTAAAATTCCTGGGCGTCGTCATTATCGGCAACATCGTCGCTCTCATGCTGCTGCTTGTGCCGGGGGTCAATCTCGTCGCCTTTTTCCTCGTCAACGGCTATCTGCTCGGGCGCGAATTCTTCGAGTTCGCCGCCATGCGCCATCGCCCGCCGGCTGAGGCCCGGCTCTTCCGCGTCAAACATCGTGCGACGGTATTTCTCGCCGGCCTCGTCCTGACGGCCTTCCTCGCCATACCTCTGCTCAACCTGCTGACGCCGCTTTTCGCTGCCGGCATGATGGTGCACCTGCACAAGATGCTTTCCGCGCGCGATCCGGGTTTCGCCAATGTCGCCCCGCTCACGCTTCGGAGTTAA
- a CDS encoding SlyX family protein encodes MMSEAEDRITRLEETVAHQAKTIEELSDQLAEQWKVVEQTRAKLDRLTERFLSLEEQARDAIPVTRPPHY; translated from the coding sequence ATGATGAGCGAGGCAGAGGACCGGATTACCCGTCTGGAGGAGACGGTGGCCCATCAGGCCAAGACCATCGAAGAGCTTTCGGATCAGCTCGCCGAACAGTGGAAGGTGGTCGAGCAGACGCGTGCAAAGCTCGATCGGCTGACGGAGCGCTTCTTGAGCCTCGAAGAGCAGGCGCGCGACGCGATCCCGGTGACGCGGCCGCCACACTACTGA
- a CDS encoding BMP family protein, with translation MKKTILGLFAFSMMSATALAADIKPAIIYDLGGKFDKSFNEAAYNGAEKFKTETGIEYREFEIANDAQREQALRRFASDGNSPIVMAGFNWAASLEKIAAEYPDTKFAIIDMVVEKPNVKSIVFKEQEGSYLVGVLAGLASKSKTVGFVGGMDIPLIHKFACGYVGGAKSTGENVKVLEAYTGTTPDAWNDPVKGGEIAKSQIDQGADVVYHAAGGTGVGVLQAAADAGKLGIGVDSNQNMLQPGKVLTSMLKRVDVAVYDSFKAAKDDKFEFGVSNLGLKEDGVGYALDEHNKALITPEMLDAVEKVKAEIIAGKVQVHDYMTDETCPY, from the coding sequence ATGAAGAAAACCATTCTCGGTCTCTTTGCTTTCTCGATGATGTCTGCGACGGCACTTGCCGCGGACATCAAGCCGGCGATCATCTACGACCTCGGCGGCAAATTCGACAAATCCTTCAACGAAGCGGCCTATAACGGCGCCGAAAAGTTTAAGACCGAAACCGGCATCGAATACCGCGAATTCGAGATCGCCAACGACGCCCAGCGTGAGCAGGCGCTGCGCCGTTTCGCCAGCGACGGCAACAGCCCGATCGTCATGGCCGGCTTCAACTGGGCGGCATCGCTCGAGAAGATCGCCGCGGAATATCCGGATACGAAATTCGCGATCATCGACATGGTGGTCGAAAAGCCGAACGTCAAATCGATCGTCTTCAAAGAGCAGGAAGGCTCCTATCTCGTCGGCGTTCTTGCCGGTCTCGCCTCCAAGTCCAAGACCGTCGGCTTCGTCGGCGGCATGGACATTCCGCTGATCCACAAGTTCGCCTGCGGCTATGTCGGTGGCGCCAAGTCGACCGGCGAGAACGTCAAGGTGCTCGAGGCCTATACGGGTACGACGCCGGACGCCTGGAATGACCCGGTCAAGGGCGGCGAAATCGCGAAGTCGCAGATCGACCAGGGTGCCGACGTCGTCTACCACGCCGCCGGCGGTACCGGCGTCGGTGTGCTGCAGGCGGCAGCGGATGCCGGAAAGCTCGGCATCGGCGTCGACTCCAACCAGAACATGCTGCAGCCGGGCAAGGTGCTGACCTCGATGCTGAAGCGCGTCGACGTCGCGGTCTACGACTCTTTCAAGGCGGCCAAGGACGACAAGTTCGAATTCGGCGTCTCCAATCTCGGCCTCAAGGAAGACGGCGTCGGCTACGCGCTCGACGAGCACAACAAGGCTCTGATCACGCCGGAAATGCTGGATGCGGTCGAGAAGGTGAAAGCGGAAATCATCGCCGGCAAGGTCCAGGTGCATGACTACATGACCGACGAGACCTGCCCGTACTGA
- the msrA gene encoding peptide-methionine (S)-S-oxide reductase MsrA, which yields MFLIDMFNKKTILPDAATALRGREEAIPTATTHFVSGRPLQDPYPEGMKKVLFGMGCFWGAERLLWQIPGVYVTAVGYSGGLTPNPTYQETTTGLTGHAEVVLVVYDPAKVSLQRLLKTFFEEHDPTQGMRQGNDIGTTYRSAIYVYDEGQLAEASAARNVYQKALKAFDHDRAITTEIAMAGPFYFAEDYHQQYLAKNPDGYCGLSGSGVSCPIGA from the coding sequence ATGTTTCTGATCGACATGTTCAACAAGAAGACCATCCTGCCCGACGCCGCGACCGCCCTGCGCGGGCGCGAGGAGGCGATCCCGACGGCGACGACGCATTTCGTCTCCGGCCGTCCGCTCCAAGACCCCTATCCCGAGGGCATGAAGAAGGTGCTGTTCGGCATGGGCTGCTTCTGGGGCGCCGAACGCCTGCTCTGGCAGATCCCCGGCGTCTATGTGACCGCCGTCGGCTATTCCGGCGGGCTCACGCCGAACCCGACCTACCAGGAGACGACGACGGGGCTAACGGGCCACGCCGAGGTGGTGCTGGTGGTCTATGATCCCGCCAAAGTCTCCCTCCAGCGCCTGCTCAAGACCTTCTTCGAGGAGCACGATCCGACCCAGGGCATGCGCCAGGGCAACGACATCGGCACGACCTATCGCTCGGCGATCTATGTCTATGACGAGGGACAGCTCGCCGAGGCGAGCGCCGCACGCAACGTCTATCAGAAGGCGCTGAAAGCCTTCGATCATGACCGGGCGATCACGACCGAAATCGCGATGGCCGGGCCGTTCTATTTCGCCGAGGACTACCATCAGCAATATCTCGCCAAGAACCCGGACGGCTATTGCGGTCTCAGCGGTAGCGGCGTCAGTTGCCCGATCGGCGCGTGA
- a CDS encoding sugar phosphate isomerase/epimerase yields MKIGMCMFLWTTSVGRKHEKLLRDIKATGFDGVEIPIFEGTPDDYRRLGALLDGIGLERTAVSAMSDPSMNLISPDTATRKRGIAYMQWAIDCAAALGALTLSGPLHSTLGQFSGTGPTAAELRRSISSQRTIGDHAAERGVTVALEALNRFECYLVNTMDDLAAHVDAIGHPNIRAMYDTFHSNIEEADPVGAFTRNADRIVHVHISENDRGVPGRGNIPWPETFKAIRASGYDGWLTIEAFGRALKDLAAATKVWRDFFEAPDAVYREGYRHIRNGWQAAA; encoded by the coding sequence ATGAAGATCGGTATGTGCATGTTTCTTTGGACGACGAGCGTCGGCCGGAAACATGAAAAGCTCCTCCGGGACATTAAGGCGACCGGCTTCGACGGGGTAGAGATTCCGATCTTCGAGGGCACTCCGGACGACTACCGCCGCCTCGGCGCATTGCTCGATGGCATAGGTCTCGAGCGCACTGCCGTGTCTGCCATGAGCGACCCTTCCATGAACCTGATTTCGCCTGACACGGCGACACGCAAGCGCGGCATCGCCTACATGCAATGGGCTATCGACTGCGCCGCCGCCCTCGGCGCGCTGACGCTGAGCGGACCCCTGCATTCTACGCTGGGCCAGTTCTCCGGCACCGGACCCACCGCCGCGGAACTGAGGCGGTCCATTTCCTCGCAGCGCACGATCGGCGATCATGCCGCTGAGCGCGGCGTCACCGTTGCGCTCGAGGCGCTGAATCGCTTCGAATGTTATCTCGTTAATACGATGGACGACCTCGCCGCCCATGTCGACGCAATTGGGCATCCGAATATTCGGGCCATGTACGACACCTTCCACAGCAATATCGAGGAAGCCGATCCCGTGGGAGCCTTCACCCGCAACGCGGACCGCATCGTTCACGTGCACATCTCGGAGAACGACCGCGGGGTACCGGGCCGTGGCAACATTCCATGGCCGGAGACCTTCAAGGCGATCCGCGCGAGCGGCTATGACGGCTGGCTGACAATCGAGGCCTTCGGTCGCGCATTGAAAGACCTTGCCGCCGCAACGAAGGTCTGGCGCGATTTCTTCGAAGCGCCCGACGCGGTCTATCGCGAAGGATACCGTCACATCCGGAACGGATGGCAGGCAGCGGCATGA
- a CDS encoding sugar phosphate isomerase/epimerase: protein MHLSTHNWMRAEPLAVTLKRIKKYGYESIEISGEPAQYDIKDTRALLKEHGIRCWGAVTLTLGERNLAAKDEGQRAKSVDYVKSVITMVSELEGEIVTLVPATVGKVVPDGTEEEEWKWVVDATKECFAHAQKNGVRLAIEPLNRFETYLFNRAAQALALADAVDPGCGVCLDAFHLNIEEENIYDAIRLAGNRLFDFHVADNNRFAAGLGHLDWPKIVATLKEIGYDGALTNEFVAPVDRTPAAKYPDMVERNPVDIPPEQLKFIQDHGSSLLTEKFYDDQMRITAETILPLIK, encoded by the coding sequence ATGCACCTTTCGACGCACAACTGGATGCGGGCGGAGCCTCTCGCCGTCACGCTGAAGCGCATCAAGAAGTACGGCTACGAGAGCATCGAGATTTCCGGCGAGCCGGCCCAGTACGACATCAAGGACACTCGCGCGCTGCTCAAGGAACACGGCATTCGCTGCTGGGGCGCGGTGACGCTGACGCTCGGCGAGCGCAACCTCGCAGCCAAGGACGAGGGTCAGCGCGCAAAGTCGGTGGATTACGTGAAGAGCGTCATAACGATGGTGAGTGAACTCGAAGGCGAGATCGTCACCCTTGTCCCGGCGACCGTCGGCAAGGTCGTTCCGGATGGTACCGAGGAGGAGGAATGGAAGTGGGTCGTGGATGCGACCAAGGAGTGCTTCGCCCACGCCCAAAAAAACGGCGTCCGGCTGGCAATTGAGCCGCTCAACCGGTTCGAGACTTATCTCTTCAACCGTGCCGCCCAAGCGCTTGCGCTAGCCGATGCAGTTGATCCCGGCTGCGGCGTTTGCCTTGACGCCTTTCACCTCAACATCGAGGAGGAGAACATATACGACGCGATCAGGCTCGCCGGAAACCGACTTTTCGATTTCCATGTGGCTGATAACAACCGCTTTGCGGCAGGTCTTGGCCATCTCGACTGGCCGAAGATCGTCGCCACTCTGAAAGAGATCGGATACGACGGCGCGCTCACCAATGAGTTCGTGGCTCCGGTCGATCGCACGCCGGCGGCGAAATATCCCGACATGGTCGAACGCAACCCGGTCGATATCCCGCCCGAGCAGCTCAAGTTCATCCAGGACCACGGATCGAGCCTGCTGACCGAGAAGTTCTACGATGACCAGATGCGGATCACCGCCGAGACCATCCTGCCGCTGATCAAGTGA